In Mycobacterium sp. JS623, one genomic interval encodes:
- a CDS encoding SRPBCC family protein: protein MTDPGAACAQAEVSINADPERVYHLITDLSTLAACAEEAAAMKWLKGDSARPGAVFKGTNRNGMRQWSTKCTVTDAEPGRAFAFDVGYFGIPVAHWRYDIAAEGDGCRLTERMWDRRPGWFVKPGGLATGVMDRSSANAEHIKLTLQRLKEKAEAG, encoded by the coding sequence ATGACTGATCCGGGCGCCGCATGCGCGCAGGCCGAGGTGAGCATCAATGCCGACCCCGAGCGGGTGTACCACCTGATCACCGACCTCTCGACGCTTGCCGCATGCGCCGAGGAGGCCGCAGCGATGAAATGGCTGAAGGGCGACTCCGCGCGGCCTGGCGCGGTGTTCAAGGGAACGAACCGCAACGGAATGCGGCAGTGGAGCACCAAGTGCACCGTCACCGACGCCGAACCCGGTCGAGCGTTCGCCTTTGACGTCGGCTATTTCGGGATCCCCGTCGCGCACTGGCGCTACGACATAGCTGCCGAAGGCGACGGCTGCCGACTGACCGAACGGATGTGGGACCGCCGACCCGGCTGGTTCGTGAAGCCCGGCGGCCTGGCCACCGGGGTGATGGACCGCTCTTCGGCCAACGCCGAGCACATCAAGTTGACGCTGCAACGCCTGAAGGAAAAGGCCGAAGCGGGCTAG